The sequence below is a genomic window from Kitasatospora kifunensis.
CGCCGCGAACACGTACTTCGGCTGGAAGTGGATGTCCGCGATCACCGGGATCTGCGACTTCCTCGCGATCAACGGCAGCGCGTCCGCATCGTCCTGCGAGGGCACCGCCACCCGCACGATCTGACACCCGGAGGCGGTCAACTGCGCGATCTGCTGCAGCGTCGCGTTCACATCCGAGGTCAACGTGGTGGTCATCGACTGCACCGACACCGGCGCGTCACCACCGACCGGAACTCTCCCCACCATGATCTGACGCGAGACGCGGCGCTGGGCCAGCGGCTTGAGCGGCAGGGACGGAATACCGAGCGAGATCGCGGTCATGGCTGTACGCACATCCTTGGTGTGGTGTTCTTGATGTCATGGTCGGGCCCGGCACGCGCTCTCGCACGCGCGCCGGGCCCGCCGACTCAGCGGGTACCGGCCACGGTCTCCCGCATCGCGCGCAGCGACTCCTTGAGCGAGCCCATGGTGGCGAGCACCGCCGTGGGCTCGTATCCGCAGTGCGCCATGCAGTTCTCGCACCGCGGGTCCTTGCCCCGGCCGTACTTGGACCAGTCGGTCTTCTCGACGAGCTCCCGGTAGGTGGGCACGTACCCGTCGGACATCAGGTAGCAGGGGCGCTGCCACCCGAAGAGCGAGTAGTTCGGGATGCCCCAGGCGGTGCACTCGAAGTCGACCTTGCCCTCCAGGAAGTCCAGGAAGAGCGGGCTGTGGTTCAACCGCCAGCGGGCGCGGTTGCCGCCGGCGAAGGTCTTGCGGAAGAGCTCCCGGGTCTGCTCGACGCCCAGGAAGTGCTCCTGGTCGGGAGCCTTCTCGTAGGCGTAGGCAGGGGAGAGCATCATCTCGTCGACCTTCAGCTCATCGTTGAGGTAGTCGAGCACCTCGATGATGGTCTGCGGGGTGTCCGTGTTGAAGAAGGTGCTGTTGGTGGTCACCCGGAAGCCTCGCCGCTTGGCCTCCTTGATGGCGGCCACCGCCTCGTCGAACACCCCCTCCTTGGCGACGGACTCATCGTGCCGCTCACGCATGCCGTCGATGTGCACCGTGAAGGTGAAGTACGGCGAAGGAGTGAACTTGTCCAACTTCTTGCGCAGCAGCATGGCGTTTGTGCAGAGGAAGACGTACTTGCGCCTCGCCACCAGCTGACGGACGATCTCGTCGATCTGGGGGTGCATCAACGGCTCGCCACCGGCGATGGAGACCATCGGCGCACCGGACTCCAGCACCGCGCCGACCGCCTGGGCGACCGGCATCCGCTGCTTGAGCACCCCGGCCGGGTGCTGGATCTTGCCACAGCCCTCACAGGCGAGGTTGCAGGCGAACAGCGGTTCGAGCTCGACGATCAGTGGGAACTTCTCGCGACGCTTGAGCTTCTGCTGCATGAGGTACGTACTGACCCGCATGGTCTGGCGCAGCGGCATGGCCATGGCTAGCTCGCCTCCTGAGGGAGCGTCGGCAGGGAAGAGTAGGTCAACAGGGATTGGTTCGCCGGCTCCGGTATCGGAGGGAGGTGCTGTGCACCGGCCCGTGCGCCGACCACGGCGCGATGCCAGCCGAGCAGCGCGGGCACCAGGGCCCGCAACGTACGGAACGCGCGCAGACCGGCCGGCACGGTGCCGGGCCGGAGCAGCTCGCGCTCGGGCGTGTCGACCACCACCCGGACCGCCGCGATCGGCAGGCCGGCGGGCAGCTGGTCGGACACGGCGTCGAACACGGCCGCGGACTCCATGTCCACGGCCACGATCCCCGACCGGCTGAGCACGCGGCGCTCATGGCCGCGCACCACGTGGTCGGCGGTGTGCAGCGCTCCGGGGCGCACGCTCATGCCCAGGCCGGTCAGGGCCTGGGCAAGCGGCGCGGGGGAATCGGTCGTCAGTGAACGGCCCGAAGCACAGTGCACTCTGTCGGCAACAATCACCTCACCCGGTGTTGTTCCCGACGCGGCCGCGGCGCAGAATCCGGTCATCACCACCGCGCCGTAGCCCTGCGGGGCGGCCGCCAGCAGGGTGCGCACCGTCCGCCCGGCCCGGGTCGGGCCCATGCCGGTCCGAGCCAGCACCGGCGGTCCGCCGAGCGCCCGTGCCCAGTCGCCGCCGCGCAGCGCCCACTGCTCGGGAGCCAGCGCACAGAGCACGAGCAGCGGTGGTCCCTCGCTCACGCGGACCTCCCGGCGTGTCCGAGCACGGGGTTGCCGTGCAGGTAGCGGCCGAGCGCGGTAACCGGGAAGACCAGCCGGTAGAGGTGGTAGTTGATCGAGAAGTCCCACGGGAACCCGGTCCCGGTGAACTGCGGCTCGTCCCAACTGCCTTCGGCCAACTGGGTGAGTGCCAGCCAGCGCACGCCGCGCTCCACGGCCGCGCTGCCGCGGTCGGGTCCGGGGGCGAACCGGCCGCCGGGCCCCTCGCCGGCCGACAGCAGCGCCATCAGCGCCCAGGCGGTCTGCGAGGCGGTGGACTCCCCGCGCCCCGACCACTTCTCCGGGTCCTCGTAGGAGCGCATGTCCTCGCCCCAACCGCCGTCCGGATTCTGCCGCTCCTCCAGCCAGCGCACCGCGCGCCGGATCGCCGGTTCGGACTCGGGCACGCCTGCGGCCACCAGGGCCGGAACCACTGATCCCGTGCCGTAGATGTAGTTGGTGCCCCAGCGGCCGAACCAGGAGCCCTCGGCCTCCTGGTTGCGCAGCAGCCACTCCACGCCCCGCCTGGTGCGCGGGTCGTCCGCCTTGCCGACCTCGGCCAGCATCTCCACCACGTGGGCGGTGACGTCGGCCGACGGCGGGTCGACCACCTCGCCGAAGTCGCAGAAGGGCAGCTTGTTCGGCAGCGTGCTGGTGTTGTCCACGTCGAAGGCGCCCCAGGCACCGTTCTTGGACTGCATGCCGAGGTTCCACTCGACGCCGCGGTACACGGCGCCGGCCACCCGCTCGGGCTCCGGGTGGACCACCCGGCGCAGCGCCAGCACCACCTCGGCGGTGTCGTCGATGTCGGGATAGGTGTCGTTGTGGAACTCGAAGGCCCAGCCGCCCGGCGCCAGTTGGGGGCGCTGCACGGACCAGTCGCCCTTGGTGGTGATCTCCTCGCCGAGCATCCAGTCACTCGCCTTGACCAGCGCCGGATGGTCGGCCGGAAGACCTGCGTCGACCAGCGCGATGGTGGCCAGACAGGTGTCCCAGACCGGGGACTGGCAGGCCTCCAGCCAGCGCTTGCCGTCCTCGGTGTGCACGGTGAACCGCTCGAAGGCGGCCAGACCGGACTGCATGACCGGGTGGTCCAGCTCGTATCCGAGCAGGTGCAGGGCGATCAGTGAGTACACGGCGGGCGGCTGGATGCCGCCCCAGCAGCCGTCCGCCTCCTGGCGTTCGACGATCCAGCGCCCGGCCTGACTGAGCGCCAGCCGGCGCAGCGGACGCACCGCGCGCTTGTGGTAGGCGTGCAGCACCAGGTCGAGCCGCTCGAACAGACCGTCCCAGCTGGCGGGCGGGGCGAGCGGGCGCAGCGGGAACGGATTGGCCGGGTCGGTGTGCAACTCGGTCAGCTCGAACGGGCCCGGTCTGACCGGGCGGTGGGCGGAGACCACGGTGAGCGGCACGATGGTCTGCCGGGCCCAGCAGCCGAACGCGTAGATGTTCAGCGGCAGCCACTTGGGCAGGAACATGATCTCCGGCGGCATCTCGGGCAAACGCTCCCACGGCCACCAGCCGAAGAGCGCGAGCCAGATCCGGGTGAAGACCCGGGTGGCCGCGATACCGCCGGCGCCCCGGACGTACTCGGCCGCGGCCCGCATGTGCGGGGCGTCCGGTTGGTCACCGGCCAGGCGCAACGCGACATAGGCCTCGACCGTGGTGGAGATCTCCGGCGGCCCCCCGTGGAAGGTCCCCCAGGTGCCGTCCGCACGCTGCTGCGAGCGGATCCACTCGGCGGTGGCCGCAGTCTGCTCCACCGTACGGATACCCAGGAACTGACGGAGTAACAGGTCCTCCGCGTCCATGGTGACGTTGGTCTCCAGGTCCCCCTTCCACCAGCCCTCGGCGTCCTGCAGGGACAGGAGGTGCGCGGTGGCCCGGCGCAGGCTGTCCTCGATCGCCACGCGGTCCACGGGTGCGTGCGCGACCAGCCCCCCCAGGGCCTCGGCGCCGTCCTCCCCCACCTGCCACGGGCCGGCGTCGGCCGCGTGGGCCAACGCGGCCGACGGCCGCTCGTCCACCGCGACCGGCTCGGAATCGTACTCAGGGTCGAGCCGGCCGTCCGCGGTTGCTGTCAACTTGATGTCACCTCTCTCGTACCACCACGAATTCGGCGAGCGCGACGAAGCGCTCGCGCACCTCGTCGGCCATCGGTACCTCGTCCAGTGCGGCGAGGGCGGTCGTGTGCTGGCGGCGTGCCTCCTCCTGGGTCCAGGCGCGGCCGCCCGCCTGCTCGATCAGCGCGGCACGCCCGGCCAACACCTCCTCCGACTCCTCGCCGCGCCCCTTCGGGTCGGCGAGCAGCTCGGCCAGCTGGCGCGAGGCGGCGCCGCCCTCGGCCAGCGCGGCGGCCACCGGCAGCGACTTCTTGCGCTGGCGCAGGTCGCCCCAGTGCGGCTTGCCGGTCACCTCGGTGGCGCCCCAGATGCCGAGCAGGTCGTCCACCGCCTGGAACGCCAGGCCCAGGTGGTGCCCGTAGCGCTCCAGCGCGTCGGCCGTGCGGTCATCGGCACCGGCCAGCACCGCGCCGATGGCGGAGGCGGCGGCCAGTAGGGCACCGGTCTTGTTGCCCTCCATCGCCAGGCACTCCTCGACGGTGACCACGTCGCGGTGCTCGAAGGAGAGGTCCTGGGCCTGGCCGTCGATCAGCTTGCGGGTGGCGGTGGTGAGCAGCCGCACGGCGCGGGCGGCGTCGGCCGGGGTCGCGGCGCTCTGGCCGGCGTCCAGCAGGACCTCGGTTCCGAGGGTGGCCAGCGCGTCGCCGACCAGGATCGCTTGGGCCGGACCGAAGACCGTCCAGGCGGTGGCCCGGTGCCTACGGGTCTCGTCACCGTCCATCAGATCATCATGCAGCAGCGAAAAGTTGTGCACCAGCTCAACGGCCACTCCACCAGGGACTCCGGCGGCGGCCTGCGCGCCGGCGGCCTCCGCCGAGAGCAGCGCCAGCGCCGGGCGGATCGCCTTACCGCCGTCGCCCGCGATCGGGTTGCCGGCCTGGTCGGTCCAGCCGAAGTGGTAGGCCGCGACGGCGTCCATCGGAGGGGCCAGCCGGGCGATGGCCGCGCGCAGCGGCGGGATACAGAGCGTGCGGCCTCTGGCCAGCAGCTCGGGTACCGAGACGGGCTCGACCTGGGCCGTCGCTCCCGCAGCCGTGCTCGGGCGTACCTCCACGTGTGTTCCCTCTCCGTGGGCCGGTGTGCTGGTTTCGATGGTGGCGGGCTGGGCCGGCGGGCGCGACGCCGCCGTCGAGCTGGTCGCACTCGAAGCGAGCGGCACAGTTGTGCTGGACGCCGCTGTGGTGGTCGCCGGGCGCTGCTGGGGCGTGCTCATCGGGGCCACCGCCCGTCGCCGCGGTCCACCGGCACCCGCTGGCCGACGGCCCGCAGCGCGGCGTCGGCGGCGGCGTGGCCGCTGCGCACGGCGCTCTCCATGGTCGCGGGCCAGCCGG
It includes:
- the hpnH gene encoding adenosyl-hopene transferase HpnH encodes the protein MAMPLRQTMRVSTYLMQQKLKRREKFPLIVELEPLFACNLACEGCGKIQHPAGVLKQRMPVAQAVGAVLESGAPMVSIAGGEPLMHPQIDEIVRQLVARRKYVFLCTNAMLLRKKLDKFTPSPYFTFTVHIDGMRERHDESVAKEGVFDEAVAAIKEAKRRGFRVTTNSTFFNTDTPQTIIEVLDYLNDELKVDEMMLSPAYAYEKAPDQEHFLGVEQTRELFRKTFAGGNRARWRLNHSPLFLDFLEGKVDFECTAWGIPNYSLFGWQRPCYLMSDGYVPTYRELVEKTDWSKYGRGKDPRCENCMAHCGYEPTAVLATMGSLKESLRAMRETVAGTR
- a CDS encoding phosphorylase family protein, which translates into the protein MSEGPPLLVLCALAPEQWALRGGDWARALGGPPVLARTGMGPTRAGRTVRTLLAAAPQGYGAVVMTGFCAAAASGTTPGEVIVADRVHCASGRSLTTDSPAPLAQALTGLGMSVRPGALHTADHVVRGHERRVLSRSGIVAVDMESAAVFDAVSDQLPAGLPIAAVRVVVDTPERELLRPGTVPAGLRAFRTLRALVPALLGWHRAVVGARAGAQHLPPIPEPANQSLLTYSSLPTLPQEAS
- the shc gene encoding squalene--hopene cyclase, whose translation is MVAHAPVDRVAIEDSLRRATAHLLSLQDAEGWWKGDLETNVTMDAEDLLLRQFLGIRTVEQTAATAEWIRSQQRADGTWGTFHGGPPEISTTVEAYVALRLAGDQPDAPHMRAAAEYVRGAGGIAATRVFTRIWLALFGWWPWERLPEMPPEIMFLPKWLPLNIYAFGCWARQTIVPLTVVSAHRPVRPGPFELTELHTDPANPFPLRPLAPPASWDGLFERLDLVLHAYHKRAVRPLRRLALSQAGRWIVERQEADGCWGGIQPPAVYSLIALHLLGYELDHPVMQSGLAAFERFTVHTEDGKRWLEACQSPVWDTCLATIALVDAGLPADHPALVKASDWMLGEEITTKGDWSVQRPQLAPGGWAFEFHNDTYPDIDDTAEVVLALRRVVHPEPERVAGAVYRGVEWNLGMQSKNGAWGAFDVDNTSTLPNKLPFCDFGEVVDPPSADVTAHVVEMLAEVGKADDPRTRRGVEWLLRNQEAEGSWFGRWGTNYIYGTGSVVPALVAAGVPESEPAIRRAVRWLEERQNPDGGWGEDMRSYEDPEKWSGRGESTASQTAWALMALLSAGEGPGGRFAPGPDRGSAAVERGVRWLALTQLAEGSWDEPQFTGTGFPWDFSINYHLYRLVFPVTALGRYLHGNPVLGHAGRSA
- a CDS encoding polyprenyl synthetase family protein, translating into MSTPQQRPATTTAASSTTVPLASSATSSTAASRPPAQPATIETSTPAHGEGTHVEVRPSTAAGATAQVEPVSVPELLARGRTLCIPPLRAAIARLAPPMDAVAAYHFGWTDQAGNPIAGDGGKAIRPALALLSAEAAGAQAAAGVPGGVAVELVHNFSLLHDDLMDGDETRRHRATAWTVFGPAQAILVGDALATLGTEVLLDAGQSAATPADAARAVRLLTTATRKLIDGQAQDLSFEHRDVVTVEECLAMEGNKTGALLAAASAIGAVLAGADDRTADALERYGHHLGLAFQAVDDLLGIWGATEVTGKPHWGDLRQRKKSLPVAAALAEGGAASRQLAELLADPKGRGEESEEVLAGRAALIEQAGGRAWTQEEARRQHTTALAALDEVPMADEVRERFVALAEFVVVRER